A section of the Salmo trutta chromosome 4, fSalTru1.1, whole genome shotgun sequence genome encodes:
- the LOC115191891 gene encoding pleiotropic regulator 1-like, with translation MTEDVQKHSVHTLVFRSLKRTHDMFVADHAKPVSLDETSHKVKMAAKLRADYSAVLHMPVLKEGKDRPLGSNMHGNQNYAQPGDDPEYLITGTHAYPSGPGVALTADTQIHRNPSKGGVHAMALALPPSQARLDASRTAASVGDIHRHAGGAERSPAPHSHAMSLLEGGGTKNSSLVARKAPTMPKPQWHAPWKLFRVISGHLGWVRSIAVEPGNQWFVTGAGDRTIKIWDLASGKLKLSLTGHISTVRGVAVSTRSPYLFSCGEDKQVKCWDLEYNKVIRHYHGHLSAVYDLDLHPTIDVLVTCSRDATARVWDIRSKANVHTLSGHTNTVATVRCQAAEPQIITGSHDSTIRLWDLIAGKTRATLTNHKKSVRALALHPRQYTLASGSADNIKQWTFPDGNFIQNLSGHNAIINAMAVNSDGVLVSGADNGTIHLWDWRTGYNFQRIHAAVQPGSLDSESGIFACMFDHSESRLITAEADKTIKVYKEDDTATEESHPINWKPEILKRKRF, from the exons ATGACTGAG GATGTGCAAAAGCACTCTGTGCACACGCTCGTGTTCAGGTCCCTCAAGAGAACTCATGATATGTTTGTAGCTGACCATGCCAAACCAGTCTCCTTGGATGAAACAAG TCACAAGGTGAAGATGGCAGCGAAGCTAAGGGCAGACTACAGTGCCGTTCTACACATGCCCGTTCTGAAAGAGGGCAAGGACAGGCCACTGGGCTCCAACATGCATGGCAATCAGAACTATGCCCAACCTG GTGATGATCCAGAGTACTTGATAACTGGGACCCACGCATACCCCTCAGGACCTG GGGTGGCTCTGACGGCGGACACTCAGATACATAGGAACCCCAGTAAGGGGGGAGTTCACGCCATGGCTCTTGCCCTGCCGCCATCACAAGCCAG GCTGGACGCCAGTCGCACTGCAGCCAGTGTCGGGGACATTCACAGACACGCAGGGGGGGCAGAGAGGTCTCCCGCTCCTCACTCACACGCTATG TCTCTTTTGGAAGGAGGCGGCACCAAAAACTCGTCCCTCGTTGCCAGAAAAGCCCCCACTATGCCCAAGCCCCAGTGGCACGCTCCATGGAAGCTGTTTCGG GTCATCAGTGGTCATCTTGGCTGGGTGAGGTCCATTGCCGTAGAGCCCGGCAACCAGTGGTTTGTGACCGGCGCTGGCGACAGAACCATTAAG atctgggacctggcCAGTGGGAAGCTAAAGCTCTCCCTGACGGGACACATCAGCACGGTGCGCGGCGTGGCCGTGAGCACCCGGAGCCCCTACCTGTTCTCCTGCGGCGAGGACAAGCAGGTCAAGTGCTGGGATCTGGAGTACAACAAG gtTATCAGGCACTACCACGGCCACCTCAGCGCCGTGTACGACTTGGACCTGCACCCAACCATCGACGTGCTGGTCACATGCAGTCGAGATGCCACAGCCAGG GTGTGGGATATCAGGAGCAAAGCCAACGTGCACACCCTGTCCGGACACACCAACACAGTGGCCACAGTCAGATGCCAGGCCGCCGAACCGCAGATCATCACAG GGAGCCACGACTCCACCATCAGGCTATGGGATCTAATAGCTGGGAAGACCAGAGCCACTCTCACCAACCACAAGAAGTCTGTCAGAGCGCTGGCCCTACATCCCAGACA GTATACCTTAGCCTCTGGCTCTGCCGACAACATCAAGCAGTGGACGTTCCCAGACGGCAACTTCATCCAGAACCTCTCTGGACACAACGCCATCATCAACGCAATGGCGGTCAACTCAGACGGCGTGCTGGTATCAGGAG CTGACAACGGCACCATTCACCTGTGGGACTGGCGGACAGGCTACAACTTCCAGCGTATCCACGCCGCCGTGCAGCCCGGCTCGCTGGACAGCGAATCGGGGATCTTCGCCTGCATGTTCGACCACTCGGAGAGCAGGCTGATCACGGCCGAGGCCGACAAGACCATCAAGGTGTACAAAGAGGACGACACGGCG acCGAGGAAAGCCACCCAATAAACTGGAAACCGGAGATCCTCAAGAGGAAAAGATTCTAG
- the LOC115191892 gene encoding fibrinogen gamma chain produces the protein MAPSLLSTAAGVLLLFSLSSAQTRGDYSEDCTPRDGFGKYCPTTCGVADYLNKYKPVVDKDLDEMEDILGRITNLTTGATEKVTYMKDSATQHQKSGGDVYYKRSASILDDVLRFEKTIVSQEEQIYQLQSMLESNKKRMLDLKQMSIQLDQKCQDPCKDTVEIKPITGKDCQDIANKGAKTSGLYYVKPLKAKEQFLVYCEIDSFGRGFTVLQRRRDGKVDFNKDWIQYKEGFGYLSPDDTTEFWLGNEKMHLLSTQSTIPYVLRIELTDWQGNKKHADYAMFKVGPEVDMYRLTYAFYYGGDAGDAFDGFDFGDDPSDKFYTSHNGMQFSTSDKDNDKFQGNCAKQDGSGWWMNRCHAAHLNGKYYPGGKYTEKDAGESGYDNGIIWATWHSRWYSMKETTMKIIPTNRITAGDGQQTGGVKQFGGLGDN, from the exons ATGGCTCCTTCACTTTTGTCCACAGCCGCAGGCGTTCTTTTGctattctccctctcctcagcA CAAACGAGGGGAGACTATTCCGAGGACTGCACACCAAGGGACGGGTTT GGCAAGTACTGCCCAACGACATGTGGAGTGGCTGACTACCTCAACAAGTACAAGCCAGTGGTGGACAAGGACCTTGATGAAATGGAGGATATCCTGGGTAGAATAACCAACCTTACCACGGGGGCCACAGAGAAAGTCACCTATATGAAGGATTCAGCAACACAACATCAGAAGTCTGGTGGAG ACGTCTACTACAAAAGGTCAGCGAGCATACTGGATGATGTCCTGCGCTTTGAGAAGACCATCGTCTCCCAGGAGGAGCAAATATA TCAACTCCAGTCGATGCTGGAATCCAATAAGAAGAGGATGTTAGACCTCAAACAGATGTCCATTCAGCTGGATCAGAAATGCCAAGATCCCTGCAAGGATACTGTGGAAATCAAACCCATTACAGGGAAAG ATTGCCAGGATATTGCCAACAAGGGTGCCAAAACCAGCGGTCTGTACTACGTGAAGCCACTGAAGGCTAAGGAGCAGTTCCTTGTCTACTGCGAGATCGACAGCTTCGGCCGCGGCTTTACCGTCCTGCAGCGG AGACGTGATGGCAAAGTGGACTTCAACAAGGACTGGATCCAGTATAAGGAGGGCTTCGGCTACCTGAGCCCAGATGACACCACCGAGTTCTGGCTGGGCAATGAGAAGATGCACCTGCTCTCCACCCAGTCCACCATCCCATACGTTTTGAGGATCGAGCTCACCGACTGGCAGGGCAACAAGAA GCATGCCGACTACGCCATGTTCAAAGTGGGTCCGGAAGTCGACATGTACCGTCTGACCTACGCTTTCTACTACGGCGGTGACGCGGGTGACGCGTTTGACGGCTTTGACTTCGGAGATGACCCCAGCGACAAGTTCTACACGTCTCACAACGGCATGCAGTTTAGTACCAGCGACAAGGACAACGACAAGTTCCAGGGTAACTGTGCTAAGCAGGACGGCTCCGGTTGGTGGATGAACCGATGCCACGCCGCCCACCTCAACGGGAAATACTACCCAG GTGGGAAGTACACGGAGAAGGACGCCGGCGAGTCGGGCTACGACAATGGCATCATCTGGGCCACGTGGCACAGCCGCTGGTACTCCATGAAGGAGACTACCATGAAGATCATCCCCACCAACAGGATCACGGCGGGTGACGGACAGCAGACCGGAGGGGTCAAACAGTTTGGAGGCCTGGGAGACAACTAA